A stretch of the Mesorhizobium sp. Pch-S genome encodes the following:
- a CDS encoding TolC family outer membrane protein has product MHSVNKSLLAILLASVTALAPGAASAETILGALSKAYQNNSTLNSSRAGVRVTDEGVAIAKSGWRPTITGSAAIDYSSTRGNNAGRLTTGNFGVQINQTLFDGFQTKNNVASAEAQVRASVEGLNNQQNATLFAAAQAYMNVIHDRQVAKLTEQNLKFLTEQVRAARSRFEVGEGTRTDVAQAEAQRSTAQAQVSAAQAQALASAGVYRQIVGDQPGKLKAPSPLGKLLPSSIENAIAAANNENPAILANQHLVDASGFGVKAAEGALLPQLSASAGISRNYRDASPGSILSPDGSSTSANVGATLTVPIYSGGRTAATVRQQKERLGQARIEVDVARDQVRNAVVAAWTAYQAARENVDANRASIAAAQLALNGVIEERNVGQQTTLDVLNAQNVVISAQINLAASERDVVIASYGILQAMGRLTVERLGLQVAKYNPDEHYKAVKDKWYGLRTPDGR; this is encoded by the coding sequence GTGCATTCTGTAAACAAGAGTCTCCTCGCTATTCTGCTTGCTTCGGTGACCGCGCTCGCTCCCGGCGCGGCATCTGCTGAAACCATACTTGGCGCGCTGTCCAAGGCCTATCAGAACAACTCGACGCTGAATTCGTCGCGCGCTGGTGTGCGTGTGACCGATGAAGGCGTCGCGATCGCCAAATCCGGCTGGCGCCCGACCATCACCGGTTCGGCCGCCATCGATTATTCGAGCACGCGCGGAAACAATGCCGGCCGTCTGACCACCGGCAATTTCGGCGTGCAGATCAACCAGACCCTGTTCGATGGTTTCCAGACCAAGAACAACGTGGCCTCGGCAGAGGCACAGGTGCGCGCTTCGGTCGAAGGGTTGAACAACCAGCAGAATGCGACGCTCTTCGCTGCGGCCCAGGCCTATATGAATGTCATCCACGATCGCCAGGTCGCGAAGCTGACGGAACAGAATCTTAAGTTCCTGACCGAGCAGGTACGCGCCGCGCGCTCGCGCTTTGAAGTGGGCGAGGGCACCCGCACCGACGTCGCGCAGGCTGAAGCGCAGCGCTCTACGGCACAGGCCCAGGTGAGTGCGGCGCAGGCACAGGCGCTGGCCAGCGCCGGTGTCTACCGCCAGATCGTCGGTGACCAGCCGGGCAAGCTGAAGGCGCCATCGCCACTTGGCAAGCTGCTGCCATCCAGCATCGAAAACGCCATCGCCGCGGCGAACAACGAAAACCCGGCCATCCTGGCCAACCAGCATCTGGTCGATGCCTCCGGGTTTGGCGTGAAGGCGGCTGAAGGTGCGCTGCTGCCGCAATTGAGCGCTTCGGCGGGTATTTCCCGCAACTACCGGGATGCATCGCCCGGAAGCATCCTGAGCCCCGACGGTTCGTCGACCTCGGCCAATGTCGGCGCGACGCTGACGGTGCCGATCTACTCCGGTGGCCGTACCGCAGCGACGGTTCGCCAACAGAAGGAAAGGCTCGGCCAGGCTCGCATCGAAGTCGATGTGGCGCGCGATCAGGTCCGCAACGCCGTCGTGGCGGCATGGACCGCCTATCAGGCCGCCAGGGAGAATGTCGACGCCAATCGTGCTTCGATCGCTGCCGCGCAACTGGCGCTGAATGGCGTGATCGAGGAGCGCAATGTCGGCCAGCAGACCACGCTGGATGTGTTGAATGCGCAGAACGTCGTCATCAGCGCGCAGATCAACCTGGCCGCTTCCGAACGCGACGTCGTTATTGCCAGCTACGGTATTCTGCAGGCGATGGGGCGGCTGACGGTTGAGCGCCTTGGACTCCAGGTGGCAAAGTACAATCCCGACGAGCATTACAAGGCCGTCAAGGACAAGTGGTATGGTCTGCGTACGCCGGACGGCCGCTAG
- a CDS encoding PopZ family protein gives MATAASSAQREPSMEEILASIRRIIEDSDSGRKTGMEASDTRPEIEPVMARSEPVENTAPDVDAFRSELRSELPGKPISLADVQVQLAAGSPEQRPAAPVITLAEIGALTASEQPAAVAPQPVVERDEAVSQLRTGWPREVELVSDTRADEIRGQEDSVFTAQPGNDVTDEPADFPTRHEPALESAVLRPALISEHTSRQVAASFEELSEAFAGRAKKTFDDMAAEMLRPMLQDWLDNNLPTLVERLVREEIERVARGS, from the coding sequence ATGGCCACGGCAGCAAGCAGCGCACAACGCGAACCTTCGATGGAAGAGATCCTGGCTTCCATCCGCAGGATCATCGAAGACAGCGATTCAGGCCGCAAGACTGGGATGGAGGCGAGCGATACGCGCCCGGAGATTGAACCGGTCATGGCGCGATCCGAGCCGGTCGAGAATACTGCTCCCGACGTCGATGCCTTCCGCAGCGAATTGCGTAGCGAATTGCCGGGCAAGCCCATCAGTCTGGCCGACGTTCAGGTGCAACTTGCCGCCGGCTCGCCAGAGCAGCGCCCGGCTGCTCCTGTGATCACGCTGGCTGAAATCGGGGCGCTGACGGCATCCGAACAGCCCGCTGCAGTGGCACCGCAACCGGTCGTCGAGAGGGATGAGGCTGTCAGCCAACTTCGCACCGGTTGGCCTCGCGAGGTCGAGCTTGTCTCCGACACCCGCGCCGACGAAATTCGTGGTCAGGAAGATAGCGTTTTCACGGCGCAGCCCGGCAACGATGTGACAGATGAGCCGGCTGATTTCCCGACCCGTCATGAACCCGCCCTTGAAAGCGCTGTGCTGCGGCCCGCGCTGATCTCGGAGCATACGAGCCGTCAGGTCGCAGCTTCCTTCGAGGAATTGTCTGAAGCTTTCGCCGGTCGAGCCAAGAAGACCTTCGATGACATGGCTGCGGAGATGCTGCGCCCGATGCTGCAGGATTGGCTGGACAACAACCTGCCGACGCTGGTCGAGCGCCTCGTGCGTGAGGAGATCGAGCGCGTCGCACGAGGCTCCTGA
- a CDS encoding DUF72 domain-containing protein: MTTAGKIRSGMGGWTFEPWDTSFYPEKLSKAKQLNYASRQVPTIEVNGTYYSTFKPPTFAKWAKDAPDGFVFSLKAIRFATNRRVLGEAGESVKRFLDSGVSELGDKLGPILWQFAPTKRFDADDFGAFLALLPEKQDGVALRHAVEVRHDSFVVPEFAALARKHDVAIVYADHAKYPAIADATGGFVYARLQTGSDDNPDCYTPKALDQWAERARTWAAGKEPGDLKRADPDTQAEVKPRDVFAYFITEGKVRAPFGAMALMKRVEA; the protein is encoded by the coding sequence ATGACTACAGCTGGAAAAATCCGGTCAGGCATGGGCGGCTGGACGTTCGAGCCCTGGGACACATCGTTCTACCCGGAGAAACTCTCGAAAGCCAAACAGCTCAACTATGCCTCGAGGCAGGTTCCGACAATCGAGGTCAACGGCACCTACTATTCGACCTTCAAGCCGCCGACATTCGCCAAATGGGCGAAGGATGCTCCGGACGGTTTTGTGTTTTCGTTGAAGGCGATCCGCTTTGCGACCAACCGCCGGGTACTGGGGGAAGCGGGCGAATCGGTGAAGCGCTTCCTCGATTCCGGCGTTTCCGAACTCGGCGACAAGCTCGGGCCCATTCTCTGGCAATTTGCACCGACGAAGCGCTTCGACGCCGACGACTTCGGGGCGTTCCTGGCACTCTTGCCCGAAAAACAGGATGGCGTGGCGTTGCGCCATGCAGTGGAGGTTCGCCACGATTCTTTCGTCGTGCCCGAATTCGCCGCGCTGGCGCGCAAGCATGATGTCGCGATCGTTTATGCCGACCATGCCAAATATCCGGCAATCGCCGACGCGACCGGGGGCTTCGTCTATGCGCGGCTCCAGACCGGCAGTGACGACAATCCCGACTGCTACACGCCCAAGGCGCTCGACCAATGGGCTGAACGTGCCAGGACCTGGGCTGCGGGCAAGGAACCCGGCGACCTGAAGCGCGCAGATCCCGACACCCAGGCAGAGGTGAAGCCGCGCGATGTGTTCGCCTACTTCATCACCGAAGGCAAGGTCCGCGCCCCATTCGGCGCCATGGCGTTGATGAAACGCGTTGAGGCCTGA